One genomic region from Streptomyces sp. NBC_01431 encodes:
- a CDS encoding phytoene/squalene synthase family protein, producing MQTWNKALTAAGVDSPSLRQDYTQQGALVSGYRRHTYVAIRLLLPPVLVPHVVAAVAFMHHTDALLDATPATGPSSDSYAAWEEEVRRGLTTGESTDPVLRPVLHTIAAYPQLRKPVEQFLAGAPMDRNFSGFAAEADYQRYVDGYSLPAFMLVACLLLAPDADAGEVHRSCRSYIDGSQRLDFVCDLAEDLSEGRLGLPEETLKKHGVSREDLEHGRDTAGTRALLQEVLEQARLDLNNSRKLVAFVPPEHRAFTRAFVSLEILTADAAIAKGTQVLRNSARPSVPDALRVLAFEYSRRGV from the coding sequence ATGCAAACATGGAACAAAGCCCTTACAGCAGCAGGCGTCGACAGCCCCTCGCTACGCCAGGACTACACCCAGCAAGGTGCGCTCGTCTCGGGCTATCGACGGCACACTTACGTGGCAATACGGCTGCTGCTCCCGCCGGTTCTCGTTCCGCACGTTGTCGCTGCGGTTGCGTTCATGCACCACACCGACGCCCTCCTTGATGCCACCCCCGCGACAGGGCCGTCCAGTGACTCGTACGCCGCGTGGGAGGAGGAGGTCCGAAGGGGCCTGACGACGGGCGAGAGCACCGACCCGGTCCTCCGCCCCGTTCTGCACACCATCGCGGCGTACCCGCAACTGCGAAAGCCGGTTGAGCAGTTCCTCGCCGGAGCGCCGATGGACCGGAACTTTTCAGGCTTCGCAGCCGAGGCGGACTACCAGCGCTACGTCGACGGCTACTCACTGCCGGCGTTCATGCTCGTAGCCTGCCTGCTCCTGGCTCCGGACGCCGACGCGGGTGAGGTCCACCGTTCCTGCCGGTCCTACATCGACGGCAGCCAGCGTCTCGACTTCGTATGTGACCTCGCTGAGGACCTGAGCGAAGGCCGACTTGGGCTCCCTGAAGAGACCCTCAAGAAACACGGCGTCTCCCGCGAGGACCTTGAGCACGGACGGGACACGGCAGGAACCCGAGCGTTGCTCCAGGAAGTGTTGGAGCAGGCACGGCTGGATCTGAACAACAGCCGCAAGCTGGTGGCTTTCGTACCACCGGAACACCGAGCGTTCACCCGGGCCTTTGTCTCACTGGAGATTCTGACCGCTGATGCGGCGATTGCCAAGGGCACCCAGGTCCTGCGCAACTCCGCGCGGCCATCGGTGCCTGACGCACTGCGTGTGCTGGCCTTTGAGTACTCCAGGCGCGGCGTCTGA
- a CDS encoding WYL domain-containing protein, producing the protein MYLSRLSRWVGAAATVGVIAEAVAADDRLRFPAPVRRPARPRVSTRLVEPYRHCPRAGPWYLVAFGADRDDWRLFRLEPITDISPAAGAYRPTASPMSPSNTG; encoded by the coding sequence GTGTATCTGAGCCGACTCAGCCGCTGGGTGGGCGCGGCGGCTACCGTCGGCGTGATCGCCGAAGCGGTGGCGGCGGACGATCGGCTCCGGTTCCCGGCTCCGGTACGTCGGCCGGCACGGCCCCGTGTGTCGACCCGCCTGGTCGAGCCGTACCGCCACTGCCCGCGCGCCGGACCGTGGTACCTCGTGGCCTTCGGTGCCGACCGGGACGACTGGCGCCTCTTCCGGCTGGAGCCGATTACCGACATCTCCCCAGCGGCGGGCGCCTATCGGCCCACGGCTTCCCCGATGAGTCCATCGAACACTGGTTGA
- a CDS encoding VOC family protein: MRQPGRYAPDAGPSIRITALDHLVRTVADIERTIGSCERILGMYPVTFGEGPPRCSSAPARSTSAGSTTNFAHTPRAPPPGSADLCLLTDTPHDQILATLAAHGVTAEDGPVARTGAQGLITSRYLRDPDGNLVEISTYDPRRATLAGAASGGAPMKWGPACRRLAA, translated from the coding sequence GTGCGGCAGCCCGGACGGTACGCCCCCGACGCGGGGCCGTCGATCCGGATCACCGCCTTGGACCACCTGGTACGGACCGTCGCCGACATCGAACGAACCATCGGCTCCTGCGAACGCATCCTGGGCATGTATCCGGTCACATTCGGCGAAGGCCCGCCGCGCTGTTCTTCGGCACCAGCAAGATCAACCTCCGCCGGGTCGACCACGAACTTCGCCCACACGCCACGCGCCCCACCCCCGGGCAGTGCCGACCTGTGCCTGCTCACCGACACCCCGCATGACCAGATCCTGGCCACTCTCGCCGCCCACGGAGTGACCGCGGAAGACGGCCCCGTAGCGCGCACCGGCGCTCAAGGCCTCATTACCAGCAGATACTTGCGCGATCCGGATGGAAACCTGGTCGAGATCAGCACGTACGACCCCCGCCGCGCAACATTGGCTGGTGCCGCATCAGGTGGCGCTCCCATGAAGTGGGGTCCTGCCTGTCGGCGGCTTGCGGCCTGA
- a CDS encoding IS3 family transposase — MTALLDAHPHLGVEPVLRELSIASSTYYRRRRAEREPCERVRRDAELTEQIKEIHAEAGGVYGSPRVHAVLKRAGVHVGRKRVERLMRQADIAGISPRRTGFTRRDPKATLAPDLVERDFTAPAPNRLWVTDLTMISTGEGPLWLSATRDAFSRRVVAWETSAHADADLVLTTLEYALASREVEPGQLIHHADHGCQYTSVKLTTRLLRAGVQASMGSVGDSYDNALAENLWMLIKTECIRGRAFTTRAEANLALFEYIDGFYNSRRIQKRLGYLSPVEFEEKHYADQATTKRTNLKPRQPALAS; from the coding sequence GTGACGGCGCTTCTCGACGCGCACCCTCACCTGGGGGTCGAGCCCGTCCTTCGGGAACTGTCCATCGCCTCCTCCACCTACTACCGCCGGCGTCGTGCCGAGCGCGAGCCATGCGAGCGCGTGCGCCGCGACGCCGAACTCACCGAGCAGATCAAGGAGATCCACGCCGAAGCCGGCGGCGTCTACGGATCCCCGCGTGTGCACGCCGTACTGAAACGCGCGGGCGTCCACGTGGGCCGCAAGCGGGTCGAGCGCCTGATGCGCCAGGCCGACATCGCGGGCATCAGCCCGCGCCGCACGGGCTTCACACGCCGCGACCCGAAGGCCACCCTCGCCCCGGACCTGGTGGAGCGCGACTTCACCGCGCCCGCGCCGAACCGGCTGTGGGTCACCGACCTGACGATGATCTCGACCGGCGAGGGACCCTTGTGGCTGTCCGCGACCCGGGACGCGTTCTCGCGTCGGGTGGTGGCCTGGGAGACGTCCGCCCACGCGGACGCCGACCTGGTCCTGACCACGCTGGAATACGCGCTCGCCTCCCGAGAGGTAGAGCCAGGACAGTTGATTCACCATGCCGATCACGGCTGCCAGTACACGTCCGTGAAGCTGACAACTCGACTCCTACGGGCGGGAGTTCAGGCATCCATGGGTTCGGTCGGCGACTCGTATGACAACGCCCTCGCGGAGAACCTCTGGATGCTCATCAAAACCGAGTGCATCCGCGGACGCGCCTTCACCACCCGCGCCGAGGCCAACCTCGCGCTCTTCGAGTACATCGACGGCTTCTACAACTCCCGGCGCATCCAAAAACGGCTCGGCTACCTCAGCCCCGTCGAGTTCGAGGAGAAGCACTACGCCGACCAGGCAACGACCAAACGAACGAACCTGAAACCCCGTCAACCCGCACTGGCCAGCTGA
- a CDS encoding transposase: MAAPRKYSLELRERAVWMYRATEPKPQIKKRAGDLGVHPEALRGWIRQAEADAGERDDRLTTGERAELAALRKENLQLKRANEVLRTASAFFAAQLDPTRPR; encoded by the coding sequence ATGGCCGCCCCCAGAAAGTACTCGCTGGAGTTGCGTGAGCGTGCGGTGTGGATGTACCGCGCCACCGAGCCGAAGCCCCAGATCAAGAAGCGGGCAGGCGATCTCGGCGTGCATCCGGAGGCCCTGCGCGGCTGGATCCGGCAGGCCGAGGCCGACGCCGGCGAGCGCGACGACCGGCTGACCACCGGCGAACGTGCTGAGCTCGCGGCGCTGCGGAAGGAGAACCTCCAGCTCAAGCGGGCCAATGAGGTACTGCGGACGGCGTCCGCTTTTTTCGCGGCCCAGCTCGATCCGACCCGGCCCAGGTGA
- a CDS encoding MFS transporter, whose amino-acid sequence MSPPSRGGASYRAILALPHARSLFAASMLARLSYGLVGLPLLLTLKQATDSYAIAGTASGLFGLLAALLGPVRARLVERRPRTLMLLAGLYAGLLTVIAAAGAAGAAPWLAVTLAAAAGVVPPPVGPLMRTLWGRLAADQAQRQSALSLDTVSESTVFALGPATGGILISAGSAPPALASCAALVLVGFSALTSALRRSPARPRPAVDTRTTRSPQGPLRAPGFAAMLLVVFASGCAIAVEEIAAIATWGAGVTGSLLALCSIGGVLAGLAYGRRAWQASLARRLALIAAAGAACFALPVLATFVPVAAVALLCAGACEATMLITSYLLVDSMVVRDAQMEAGAWVNTAYNLGVAAGSAVAGMVLDRSGAGIVFALAAAMAGAGAIAAAVCERGEACASAKVA is encoded by the coding sequence ATGTCACCCCCCTCTCGGGGCGGCGCGTCCTATCGTGCCATCCTCGCACTGCCCCATGCCCGCAGCCTGTTCGCCGCCTCGATGCTCGCGCGGCTCTCGTACGGGCTGGTGGGACTGCCACTCCTGCTCACGCTGAAGCAGGCCACCGACTCTTATGCGATCGCCGGTACGGCCAGCGGCCTCTTCGGCCTGCTCGCCGCGCTGCTCGGTCCCGTACGCGCGCGGCTCGTCGAACGTCGGCCACGCACGCTGATGCTGCTGGCCGGCCTCTACGCAGGCCTGCTTACCGTCATCGCCGCCGCAGGCGCGGCTGGTGCCGCGCCCTGGCTCGCCGTCACCCTGGCCGCCGCTGCCGGGGTGGTCCCGCCGCCAGTCGGACCGCTGATGCGCACTCTGTGGGGCCGGCTCGCAGCCGACCAGGCCCAGCGGCAGAGCGCACTCAGCCTGGACACCGTATCGGAGTCGACCGTCTTCGCCCTGGGCCCCGCCACCGGCGGCATCCTGATCAGTGCCGGATCCGCTCCGCCGGCGCTGGCGTCCTGCGCCGCACTGGTGCTCGTCGGCTTCTCGGCACTCACCTCCGCGCTGCGACGATCTCCCGCCCGGCCACGCCCCGCAGTCGACACCAGGACCACGCGTTCGCCGCAGGGGCCTCTGCGCGCACCGGGGTTCGCCGCCATGCTGCTGGTCGTCTTCGCCTCCGGGTGCGCGATCGCGGTGGAAGAGATCGCGGCCATCGCCACCTGGGGGGCGGGCGTGACCGGCTCGCTGCTGGCGCTGTGTTCCATCGGCGGGGTACTCGCCGGCCTGGCGTACGGGCGGCGGGCCTGGCAGGCCTCGCTCGCACGGCGACTGGCACTGATCGCCGCCGCCGGAGCGGCCTGCTTCGCCCTGCCGGTGCTGGCGACGTTCGTCCCGGTGGCCGCCGTCGCCCTGCTGTGCGCCGGGGCGTGCGAAGCCACCATGCTGATCACCTCGTACCTGCTGGTGGACTCGATGGTCGTACGGGACGCGCAGATGGAGGCGGGGGCGTGGGTCAACACCGCCTACAACCTGGGCGTCGCCGCGGGTTCGGCCGTCGCCGGTATGGTGCTGGACCGGTCGGGGGCGGGCATAGTGTTCGCGCTCGCCGCCGCAATGGCCGGGGCCGGAGCGATCGCGGCGGCGGTGTGCGAACGGGGAGAGGCTTGTGCTTCGGCGAAGGTGGCGTAG
- a CDS encoding IS4 family transposase, which yields MPDPSTSAVDDRFLPGHLGALTAYLPPDLVEAVLTETGRLQQRLRLLPSLCGVYFVLALGLFPHLGMVLVWEKLVHAWGTQATHPTAAALRHLRARLGPTPFRVLFEVLTVPLASPGMPGVGYRGLRTVAFDGCHSLHVPDTADNRAWLGRVRTRLGWAGYPALNVMTLMDTGTRGLLGASIGENRRQCDERDLARTLLHRLATGMLVLLDRGFDANDFLAEVHATGADFLVRMTIRRTPRAHTVLPDGSFLSTFGTLTVRIVQARFTLTGPDGEILTHDYRLATTLLDPVRHPAGDIARLYHERWEIETGYREIRATTRGGRPLRSGHRAGLEQELWAMLICHQLLRMAIIDALAGDDPDRGCYTAALEAARASITTGPLSDDHPNPVHHAVQRHRLPPRRARISARRVKHPTSRYIACDRALPRPRASTPVIEFHVTIQPPPRPTAAPESPHSPPRNPARPARHPPRLRDRLDAHPPRPPMDGHRTHNRTRRHQPRPTNPTHRMGHSRLPGTPQTGALQTCTDPLDGGSRALTTRHCGATPQAPLTTRNGPHTPRAGGPVRQRVPRSLILPTPLNSVPSEAKSGPGDFQESASVPRTNSPPSNAARNVGTCTAISRRARGADRCAERPGATVGTMPRYSPLPANRGRGVVEVVPLTPGGAHGRVLTDIRRQGPDTPPVFSTLAAGYRLRGCPTRWVEGRNQLGSALR from the coding sequence GTGCCCGACCCGTCGACTTCCGCTGTGGACGACCGCTTCTTACCAGGGCATTTGGGCGCGCTCACTGCCTACCTGCCACCGGATTTGGTGGAGGCGGTCCTGACGGAGACCGGCCGGCTCCAGCAACGCCTGCGCCTTCTGCCATCCCTCTGCGGTGTGTACTTCGTGCTCGCCTTGGGTCTGTTCCCGCACCTGGGGATGGTGTTGGTGTGGGAAAAGCTGGTCCACGCGTGGGGCACGCAGGCCACGCATCCCACCGCGGCGGCGCTGCGGCATCTGCGGGCCCGGTTGGGGCCGACGCCGTTCCGCGTCTTGTTCGAGGTCCTGACGGTTCCGCTGGCATCGCCAGGAATGCCGGGCGTGGGCTATCGCGGCCTTCGCACTGTGGCCTTCGACGGCTGTCACTCACTGCACGTGCCGGACACCGCCGATAACCGAGCCTGGCTGGGACGCGTCCGCACGCGTCTGGGCTGGGCCGGCTACCCCGCGCTCAACGTGATGACGCTGATGGATACCGGAACCCGCGGCCTGCTGGGCGCCAGCATCGGCGAAAACCGCCGCCAGTGCGATGAAAGAGACCTGGCCCGCACGCTGCTGCACCGACTCGCCACCGGCATGCTGGTCCTGCTCGACCGGGGCTTCGACGCCAACGACTTCCTCGCGGAAGTACACGCCACCGGCGCCGATTTCCTGGTCCGGATGACAATTCGGCGAACTCCTCGCGCGCACACCGTGCTGCCCGACGGCAGTTTCCTGAGCACCTTCGGCACCCTGACCGTGCGCATCGTGCAGGCCCGGTTCACTCTCACCGGCCCCGACGGCGAAATCCTCACACACGACTACCGCCTGGCCACCACCCTCCTCGACCCCGTACGCCACCCGGCCGGTGACATAGCCCGCCTTTACCACGAACGCTGGGAAATCGAGACCGGCTACCGCGAAATCCGCGCCACCACCCGGGGCGGACGCCCGCTCCGCTCCGGCCACCGCGCCGGACTCGAACAGGAACTGTGGGCCATGCTCATCTGCCACCAGCTCCTACGCATGGCCATCATCGACGCCCTCGCCGGCGACGACCCCGACCGAGGCTGCTACACCGCTGCCCTGGAAGCCGCCCGCGCCAGCATCACCACCGGGCCCCTGTCCGATGACCACCCCAACCCCGTCCACCACGCCGTCCAACGGCACCGGCTACCGCCGCGCCGCGCGCGCATCAGCGCCCGCCGCGTCAAGCACCCCACTTCCCGCTACATCGCCTGCGACCGCGCTCTGCCCCGTCCCCGGGCAAGCACCCCCGTCATCGAGTTCCACGTCACCATCCAACCGCCCCCCCGCCCCACCGCCGCCCCGGAGTCTCCACACTCGCCGCCCCGGAACCCAGCTCGCCCAGCCCGGCACCCGCCGCGCCTGCGTGACCGCCTTGATGCGCACCCGCCCCGACCGCCTATGGACGGTCACCGAACTCACAACCGGACTCGGAGACACCAGCCACGGCCTACGAACCCAACTCACCGAATGGGCCACTCTCGGCTTCCTGGAACGCCCCAAACAGGGGCACTACAGACTTGCACCGACCCTCTTGACGGAGGATCCCGGGCCCTAACTACTCGGCATTGCGGAGCGACGCCGCAGGCGCCCTTGACCACTCGGAACGGCCCGCACACTCCACGAGCGGGCGGCCCCGTCCGACAACGCGTGCCTCGCTCGTTGATACTCCCCACTCCGTTGAACTCTGTACCGAGTGAGGCGAAGAGCGGACCTGGTGATTTTCAAGAATCCGCATCAGTGCCTCGAACCAACTCTCCACCCTCCAACGCGGCACGGAACGTGGGCACTTGCACGGCCATCAGCCGCCGGGCCCGCGGGGCCGACCGATGCGCGGAGAGGCCAGGGGCGACCGTGGGCACGATGCCCCGTTACAGTCCGCTGCCCGCAAACCGCGGCCGTGGAGTCGTTGAGGTCGTGCCCCTTACCCCAGGAGGGGCACATGGTCGGGTCCTCACGGACATTCGGCGGCAAGGACCCGACACACCACCGGTGTTCAGCACCCTTGCGGCCGGTTACCGGTTGCGGGGGTGCCCGACCCGATGGGTCGAGGGGCGGAATCAACTCGGCTCCGCTCTCCGGTAG